The following coding sequences are from one Rathayibacter sp. VKM Ac-2760 window:
- a CDS encoding TetR/AcrR family transcriptional regulator, with amino-acid sequence MTEATPTRSARRGPYAKSAERRRAIIEAAHAVFASRGYARGSLQEVADRVGLSQTSLLHYFPSKTDLLLAVLQHRDRITGDGSTPVDPQEGLVEGILRQTRYNETAPGVIELYAVLCGESTTDEHPGRDFFADRFRRLRADYAGQLRELRAAGRLRAGVDPDRVAASIIALWDGIQLQWLLDHDAVDMIACLTDYLDLVILPAP; translated from the coding sequence ATGACGGAGGCGACGCCCACCCGGAGCGCGCGCCGCGGCCCCTACGCGAAGTCGGCCGAGCGGCGGCGCGCGATCATCGAGGCGGCCCACGCGGTCTTCGCCTCGCGCGGCTACGCCCGCGGCTCGCTGCAGGAGGTCGCCGACCGCGTCGGACTCTCCCAGACGAGCCTGCTGCACTACTTCCCGTCCAAGACTGACCTGCTCCTCGCCGTCCTGCAGCACCGCGACCGGATCACCGGCGACGGATCGACCCCCGTCGACCCGCAGGAGGGGCTCGTCGAGGGCATCCTGCGCCAGACGCGCTACAACGAGACCGCTCCGGGCGTGATCGAGCTCTACGCGGTGCTCTGCGGGGAGTCGACGACCGACGAGCACCCGGGACGGGACTTCTTCGCCGACCGGTTCCGCAGGCTCCGCGCCGACTACGCGGGGCAGCTGCGGGAGCTGCGGGCGGCGGGCAGGCTCCGCGCCGGCGTCGACCCGGACCGCGTCGCCGCGTCGATCATCGCGCTGTGGGACGGCATCCAGCTGCAGTGGCTGCTCGATCACGACGCGGTCGACATGATCGCCTGTCTCACCGACTACCTCGACCTGGTGATCCTGCCGGCGCCCTAG
- a CDS encoding LacI family DNA-binding transcriptional regulator, translated as MTAAESSPARRPPARMQDVASLAGVALGTVSNVVNRPLLVAPATRERVQRAIDELGFTPNRAARALAAGTSSTVGFVVIDLSNSFFLDMARGAEHAAEAAGMSVVLGNADMRAAKQGTYLDLFTEEQVAGILLAPLPGTAPDVVAERRGGRRVVLLNDAAVDGACTVSADDEHGGYLATRHLIDLGRRRLAFAGDPSIANPVRERLRGVERAIAETNGAVSLELDPTAEVQVEDGRRFGHLIAARAPEDRPDGIVAAADLLALGIVQSILSESDIRLPVDLAITGYDDNRSAWDSLVPITTLAQPGEAMGAAAIRLLLDELLHGPEHVHRHEVLEPTLIVRGSTVEGERGTR; from the coding sequence ATGACCGCGGCAGAGAGCTCGCCCGCGCGGCGCCCGCCCGCCCGCATGCAGGACGTCGCCAGCCTGGCGGGAGTCGCGCTCGGGACCGTCTCGAACGTGGTGAATCGACCGCTGCTGGTCGCGCCGGCGACGCGGGAGCGGGTGCAGCGGGCGATCGACGAGCTCGGCTTCACCCCCAACCGCGCGGCCCGCGCGCTGGCCGCGGGGACGAGCAGCACCGTCGGCTTCGTCGTGATCGACCTCAGCAACTCCTTCTTCCTGGACATGGCGCGCGGTGCCGAGCACGCCGCCGAGGCCGCGGGGATGAGCGTCGTGCTCGGCAACGCCGACATGCGCGCGGCCAAGCAGGGCACCTACCTCGACCTGTTCACCGAGGAGCAGGTCGCCGGGATCCTCCTGGCCCCGCTGCCGGGGACGGCGCCCGACGTCGTCGCCGAGCGCCGCGGCGGGCGACGGGTCGTGCTGCTCAACGACGCCGCCGTCGACGGCGCCTGCACGGTCAGCGCCGACGACGAGCACGGCGGCTACCTCGCCACGCGGCACCTGATCGACCTCGGCCGCCGGCGGCTCGCCTTCGCCGGTGACCCGAGCATCGCGAACCCCGTCCGCGAGCGCCTGCGCGGGGTCGAGCGCGCGATCGCCGAGACGAACGGCGCGGTCTCGCTCGAGCTGGATCCGACCGCCGAGGTGCAGGTGGAGGACGGCCGCCGGTTCGGCCACCTGATCGCCGCCCGCGCACCGGAGGACCGCCCGGACGGCATCGTCGCGGCGGCGGACCTGCTCGCGCTCGGCATCGTGCAGTCGATCCTGTCGGAGTCGGACATCCGGCTCCCGGTCGATCTCGCCATCACCGGCTACGACGACAACCGCTCCGCCTGGGACAGCCTCGTGCCGATCACGACCCTGGCTCAGCCCGGCGAGGCGATGGGGGCGGCCGCGATCCGGCTGCTGCTGGACGAGCTGCTGCACGGGCCGGAGCACGTGCACCGGCACGAGGTCCTCGAGCCGACCCTGATCGTCCGGGGCAGCACGGTCGAGGGAGAGCGCGGCACCCGGTGA
- the aspS gene encoding aspartate--tRNA(Asn) ligase gives MTDETRLPRTTVSKLAALEDGPVRVAGWVETVRDQKKVQFVVLRDESGAVQLVNPAVREAVEGDDASAARLAITEAISGLAQGSFVSVTGQLKHDERVKLGGLEVKLETLDVVSASIPEAPIAADSGIDKRMDWRFLDLRRPEQNLIARVQTTFEHALRTYWIEHDFIEIHTPKLMASASESRAELFEVEYFETKAYLAQSPQFFKQMAQPAGFGKVFEVGPAFRADPSFTSRHATEFTSVDAEVSWIDSHEDVMELHEQLIVAGLTAVVEKHGEAIKALFDIDLRVPTTPFPRIPLAESKRIVAERGYEVPRADDDMDPEGERRIAAYVQEEFGHDFVFLTDYASSIRPFYHMRREGDGTITNSYDLIYNGVEISTGAQREHRVDVLVEQAREKGLEPEELEFYLDFFRYGVPPHGGFGMGLSRVIMLMLGQANLREVTYLFRGPTRLLP, from the coding sequence GTGACCGACGAGACCCGCCTCCCCCGAACCACCGTCAGCAAGCTCGCCGCGCTCGAGGACGGGCCGGTGCGCGTCGCCGGCTGGGTCGAGACCGTGCGCGATCAGAAGAAGGTGCAGTTCGTCGTCCTCCGCGACGAGTCCGGCGCCGTGCAGCTGGTGAACCCGGCCGTCCGCGAGGCCGTCGAGGGCGACGACGCCTCGGCCGCGCGGCTCGCGATCACCGAGGCGATCTCCGGACTCGCGCAGGGCTCGTTCGTCAGCGTGACCGGTCAGCTCAAGCACGACGAGCGGGTAAAGCTCGGCGGGCTCGAGGTCAAGCTCGAGACGCTCGACGTCGTCTCGGCGTCGATCCCCGAGGCGCCGATCGCGGCCGACTCCGGCATCGACAAGCGGATGGACTGGCGCTTCCTCGACCTGCGCCGCCCCGAGCAGAACCTGATCGCCCGGGTGCAGACCACGTTCGAGCACGCGCTGCGCACCTATTGGATCGAGCACGACTTCATCGAGATCCACACCCCGAAGCTGATGGCGAGCGCCTCCGAGTCGCGCGCCGAGCTCTTCGAGGTCGAGTACTTCGAGACCAAGGCGTACCTCGCGCAGAGCCCGCAGTTCTTCAAGCAGATGGCGCAGCCGGCCGGCTTCGGCAAGGTGTTCGAGGTCGGGCCCGCGTTCCGCGCCGACCCGAGCTTCACCTCGCGGCACGCCACCGAGTTCACCAGCGTCGACGCCGAGGTGTCCTGGATCGACTCGCACGAGGACGTGATGGAGCTGCACGAGCAGCTGATCGTCGCCGGTCTCACCGCGGTCGTCGAGAAGCACGGCGAGGCGATCAAGGCGCTCTTCGACATCGACCTGCGCGTGCCGACGACGCCGTTCCCGCGCATCCCGCTCGCCGAGTCCAAGCGGATCGTCGCCGAGCGCGGCTACGAGGTGCCCCGCGCCGACGACGACATGGACCCCGAGGGCGAGCGCCGGATCGCGGCCTACGTGCAGGAGGAGTTCGGCCACGACTTCGTCTTCCTGACCGACTACGCCTCGAGCATCCGGCCGTTCTACCACATGCGCCGCGAGGGCGACGGGACGATCACCAACAGCTACGACCTCATCTACAACGGCGTCGAGATCTCGACGGGAGCACAGCGCGAGCACCGCGTCGACGTCCTCGTCGAGCAGGCGCGCGAGAAGGGCCTGGAGCCGGAGGAGCTCGAGTTCTACCTCGACTTCTTCCGCTACGGCGTCCCGCCGCACGGCGGCTTCGGCATGGGGCTCTCCCGGGTGATCATGCTGATGCTCGGGCAGGCGAACCTGCGCGAGGTCACCTACCTCTTCCGCGGCCCGACGCGCCTGCTGCCGTAG
- a CDS encoding extracellular solute-binding protein, translating into MHPFTRRQLLAAGLGTAALGGLTACATPGTVSVNAGATIPAASGPIRLQYWAWLKDLQKVCDVWNASHPEVQVDAVWIPGGNAGGYQKLYSALAAGGGPDLGQVEMRSLPEFMLVNGLVDLNRYGADQYADRYDPTLWGQVSYTGGVFGIPQDSGPMAMFYQPEIFDSVGAATPTTWDEWAGVAAELRGVDSYIDCFPLADASVFAAFATQAGARWLKAEEDGWVIDMTDEATTKVAAFFDSAIDQDLVEVGYGAYSPAWFAAAASGGIASCVTASWGDALIEGVSGGAGKWRAAPMPVWEGTGFGSSFLGGSTAAVFANSKHPQEALEFAVWMTTSQEGIDAMIANSGIGWSPAVGEIGSIRQGPSEFFSGQNYNEDVFVPAATEQNPDWSWWPVTQQSFNILSDGFRKKASGLSLVDAVAQAEQQIITVFQNKGLSIRKASA; encoded by the coding sequence ATGCACCCGTTCACACGAAGGCAGCTCCTCGCGGCGGGCCTGGGCACCGCGGCGCTGGGCGGTCTCACCGCCTGCGCCACTCCCGGCACCGTCTCGGTCAACGCCGGCGCGACCATCCCGGCCGCCAGCGGGCCGATCCGGCTCCAGTACTGGGCCTGGCTCAAGGACCTGCAGAAGGTCTGCGACGTCTGGAACGCCTCGCACCCCGAGGTCCAGGTCGACGCGGTCTGGATCCCCGGCGGCAACGCCGGCGGCTACCAGAAGCTCTACTCGGCCCTCGCGGCCGGCGGCGGCCCCGACCTCGGCCAGGTCGAGATGCGCTCGCTCCCCGAGTTCATGCTCGTGAACGGCCTGGTCGACCTCAACCGCTACGGCGCCGACCAGTACGCCGACCGCTACGACCCGACCCTCTGGGGCCAGGTCAGCTACACCGGCGGCGTGTTCGGCATCCCGCAGGACAGCGGCCCGATGGCGATGTTCTACCAGCCGGAGATCTTCGACTCGGTCGGCGCCGCGACGCCGACCACCTGGGACGAGTGGGCCGGCGTCGCCGCCGAGCTGCGCGGCGTCGACTCCTACATCGACTGCTTCCCCCTCGCCGACGCCTCGGTCTTCGCCGCCTTCGCGACGCAGGCCGGCGCGCGGTGGCTGAAGGCGGAGGAGGACGGCTGGGTCATCGACATGACCGACGAGGCGACCACGAAGGTCGCCGCCTTCTTCGACTCCGCGATCGACCAGGACCTGGTCGAGGTCGGCTACGGCGCCTACTCCCCCGCCTGGTTCGCGGCGGCCGCGAGCGGCGGCATCGCCTCCTGCGTCACGGCGAGCTGGGGCGACGCGCTGATCGAGGGCGTCAGCGGCGGCGCCGGCAAGTGGCGCGCGGCGCCGATGCCGGTCTGGGAGGGCACGGGCTTCGGCTCGAGCTTCCTCGGCGGATCGACAGCGGCGGTGTTCGCGAACAGCAAGCACCCCCAGGAGGCGCTCGAGTTCGCGGTCTGGATGACCACCTCGCAGGAGGGCATCGACGCGATGATCGCCAACAGCGGCATCGGCTGGTCGCCCGCGGTCGGTGAGATCGGCTCGATCCGGCAGGGGCCGAGCGAGTTCTTCAGCGGCCAGAACTACAACGAGGACGTCTTCGTCCCCGCCGCGACGGAGCAGAACCCGGACTGGTCCTGGTGGCCGGTCACGCAGCAGTCGTTCAACATCCTCAGCGACGGCTTCCGCAAGAAGGCGTCCGGGCTCTCGCTCGTCGACGCCGTCGCGCAGGCCGAGCAGCAGATCATCACGGTCTTCCAGAACAAGGGCCTCAGCATCAGGAAGGCCTCCGCATGA
- a CDS encoding sugar ABC transporter permease encodes MTTTTSPAAAAVAATSRTPRGTKRSGPVGRAPWILLAPFLALFVLTFIIPIVVAIGSSFTRVTRSGLFGEAGVTSGFAGFDNYAQALADGNFIASIGRMFLFGIVQVPIMIALCTVLALMLESASARFPGFFRAAYFLPYGVPGVIATILWSFLYVPGLSPIIDAANVVGLEPDFLGANSVLWSIANISLWSYTGYNMLIIVAQLKSIPVELYEAAKVDGASTWRVARSIQLPLIRPALVLTTIFSIIGTLQLFAEAQVLKTVAPAIDSQYTPNLSAYTTAFAYNDYNVAAAQAVLIALVAFILSFTFLSISNRKSS; translated from the coding sequence ATGACCACCACGACCTCCCCCGCCGCCGCCGCGGTCGCGGCCACCAGCCGCACCCCGCGCGGCACGAAGCGCAGCGGCCCGGTGGGCCGCGCCCCGTGGATCCTGCTCGCGCCGTTCCTGGCGCTCTTCGTCCTCACCTTCATCATCCCGATCGTCGTCGCCATCGGCTCGAGCTTCACCAGGGTGACCCGCTCGGGCCTCTTCGGCGAGGCCGGAGTCACCAGCGGCTTCGCCGGCTTCGACAACTACGCGCAGGCGCTCGCCGACGGCAACTTCATCGCCTCGATCGGGCGGATGTTCCTCTTCGGCATCGTCCAGGTCCCGATCATGATCGCGCTCTGCACGGTGCTCGCGCTGATGCTCGAGTCCGCCTCCGCGCGGTTCCCCGGCTTCTTCCGCGCCGCCTACTTCCTTCCCTACGGCGTCCCCGGGGTGATCGCGACCATCCTCTGGTCGTTCCTCTACGTGCCCGGGCTCAGCCCGATCATCGATGCGGCGAACGTGGTCGGCCTCGAACCCGACTTCCTCGGCGCGAACTCGGTGCTCTGGTCGATCGCGAACATCTCGCTCTGGAGCTACACCGGCTACAACATGCTGATCATCGTCGCTCAGCTGAAGTCGATCCCGGTCGAGCTCTACGAGGCCGCGAAGGTCGACGGAGCCTCCACCTGGCGCGTCGCGCGCAGCATCCAGCTGCCGCTGATCCGCCCGGCCCTGGTGCTGACGACGATCTTCTCGATCATCGGCACGCTCCAGCTCTTCGCCGAGGCGCAGGTGCTGAAGACGGTCGCGCCGGCGATCGACAGCCAGTACACGCCGAACCTCAGCGCGTACACCACCGCCTTCGCCTACAACGACTACAACGTCGCCGCGGCCCAGGCCGTGCTGATCGCGCTCGTCGCGTTCATCCTCTCCTTCACGTTCCTCTCGATCTCGAACAGGAAGTCCTCATGA
- a CDS encoding carbohydrate ABC transporter permease: MSTTERATAEAPTTTGIVTAERPVKAGRGPDRSAGRNKASTIIVTAILMIVAVYFLIPVYWVVVAATKTTEDLFATYGFWFAPTFALWDNLGQVLTYDGGIFVRWFLNSVLYAGVGALLATYIAAAGGYALAKYEFKGSKLVFGTILAGVLVPGTATALPLFLLFSQMGIANTYWSVLIPSLVSPFGLFLCRIYAQATVDTAIIEAARIDGASELRIFHTLGLRILTPALVTVFLFQLVGIWNNYFLPLVMLSDTELFPITLGLNNWLSQVDRLPEFYELTTGGVLLSIIPLAIAMIVLQRFWRGGLTEGSVK, translated from the coding sequence ATGAGCACGACGGAGCGCGCCACCGCAGAGGCCCCGACGACGACCGGGATCGTGACCGCCGAACGCCCCGTGAAGGCGGGCCGCGGCCCCGATCGCTCGGCCGGGCGCAACAAGGCCTCGACGATCATCGTCACCGCGATCCTCATGATCGTCGCGGTCTACTTCCTCATCCCCGTCTACTGGGTGGTCGTCGCCGCGACGAAGACCACCGAGGACCTCTTCGCCACCTACGGCTTCTGGTTCGCGCCGACGTTCGCGCTCTGGGACAACCTCGGGCAGGTGCTCACCTACGACGGCGGCATCTTCGTCCGCTGGTTCCTCAACTCGGTGCTCTACGCCGGAGTCGGCGCGCTGCTCGCGACCTACATCGCGGCGGCGGGCGGCTACGCCCTGGCGAAGTACGAGTTCAAGGGCAGCAAGCTGGTCTTCGGCACCATCCTCGCGGGCGTCCTCGTCCCGGGCACGGCGACCGCGCTCCCGCTGTTCCTGCTCTTCAGCCAGATGGGCATCGCGAACACCTACTGGAGCGTGCTGATCCCCTCGCTGGTCTCGCCGTTCGGCCTGTTCCTCTGCCGGATCTACGCGCAGGCGACGGTCGACACCGCGATCATCGAGGCCGCCAGGATCGACGGCGCGAGCGAGCTGCGGATCTTCCACACCCTCGGGCTGCGGATCCTCACGCCGGCGCTCGTGACCGTGTTCCTCTTCCAGCTGGTCGGGATCTGGAACAACTACTTCCTGCCGCTCGTGATGCTCTCGGACACCGAGCTCTTCCCGATCACCCTCGGCCTGAACAACTGGCTCAGCCAGGTGGACCGGCTGCCCGAGTTCTACGAGCTCACGACCGGCGGCGTCCTGCTGTCGATCATCCCGCTCGCCATCGCCATGATCGTGCTGCAGCGCTTCTGGCGCGGCGGCCTGACCGAAGGATCCGTGAAGTGA